Proteins from a genomic interval of Phlebotomus papatasi isolate M1 chromosome 3, Ppap_2.1, whole genome shotgun sequence:
- the LOC129805214 gene encoding uncharacterized protein LOC129805214, protein MENQNQSESEFSDALINQDDDTYLSEIDAATNAASNLALSEGSDRTLLEDDDMMDTDIVPVITETVSNTGSTMATSAGSDRTLPNETANKNVENNVQLEGMNISLPAQQKSPRKRKFTTSQRKHLRRLLDSGVKYEDAAAQVLSKPKPSPPVTSEKRKRSDNATPPENRDSKKPKANVSYSETLKTFRVCLIHKEHPVQMLTREQMNLLEAALSEEIVNIPEDGPRVQFRNWFTRPGWVMVDCADEISEGWIMGVVTQKQLVGGVQVKAVKGENMPKTATCTMWIPATDKTPPGSILERIRKQNDLQTERWRVLKIDTDEKGRTIVLSIDENSINKLKKVNMKVFYLLRQIEIRLKTGVRKPKPKPEKKKNAANSDVVKPAVDHTHEANKNEVSQPTSLQTPRAVRSNVTKGQPTPGPSKQKDSTVRTPSGVRSEIKDKGSTSTPRCPPITRKPTFPDKEGARKRSTSNPRGKSGGGGIQERLRVPDKK, encoded by the coding sequence ATGGAAAACCAAAACCAATCTGAGTCTGAATTTTCAGACGCACTTATTAACCAGGACGATGATACTTATCTATCCGAGATTGATGCAGCGACTAACGCCGCATCAAACCTGGCGCTCTCTGAAGGAAGCGACAGAACGCTTCTGGAAGACGACGACATGATGGATACAGACATCGTTCCAGTTATTACGGAAACAGTGTCTAACACTGGTTCCACAATGGCAACTTCGGCGGGAAGCGACAGAACTCTTCCCAATGAGACAGCCAACAAAAATGTGGAGAATAATGTCCAATTGGAGGGAATGAATATTTCGTTGCCCGCGCAACAGAAGTCCCCCCGAAAGAGGAAATTCACCACATCACAGCGGAAGCATTTGCGACGTCTTTTGGACAGTGGTGTAAAGTATGAAGACGCAGCAGCGCAGGTGCTTTCGAAACCCAAACCATCGCCACCTGTTACTTCGGAAAAGAGGAAGCGAAGCGACAACGCTACGCCACCGGAGAACAGAGACTCTAAGAAGCCTAAGGCGAATGTGTCCTACAGTGAGACTCTTAAAACCTTCAGGGTGTGTCTTATTCACAAAGAACACCCGGTGCAGATGCTCACTAGGGAGCAGATGAACTTGCTCGAGGCAGCGTTGTCCGAAGAGATTGTTAACATTCCCGAAGACGGCCCAAGAGTACAGTTCAGGAATTGGTTTACCCGCCCGGGTTGGGTGATGGTTGACTGCGCAGATGAAATCTCTGAAGGATGGATCATGGGCGTGGTCACTCAGAAACAGCTCGTGGGGGGAGTCCAAGTTAAAGCGGTGAAGGGCGAGAATATGCCAAAAACTGCGACATGCACGATGTGGATACCGGCAACTGACAAAACGCCACCGGGATCTATTCTCGAGCGCATCCGTAAGCAGAATGACCTGCAGACGGAAAGATGGAGAGTTCTGAAGATCGACACTGACGAGAAGGGACGGACGATCGTCCTTTCAATCGACGAGAACTCTATCAATAAACTGAAGAAGGTGAATATGAAAGTCTTCTACCTACTCAGACAGATTGAGATCAGGCTTAAAACTGGCGTGAGAAAGCCGAAACCCAAGCctgagaagaagaagaacgCTGCTAACTCGGATGTGGTGAAACCTGCGGTGGATCATACGCACGAGGCGAATAAGAATGAGGTTTCACAACCGACATCCTTACAGACGCCGAGGGCTGTTCGGTCCAATGTAACCAAAGGCCAACCCACACCGGGGCCAAGCAAGCAAAAGGACTCGACGGTGAGAACGCCATCCGGAGTTCGATCTGAGATCAAGGACAAAGGATCAACTTCAACACCAAGATGTCCTCCGATTACCAGAAAACCAACGTTTCCGGATAAAGAGGGAGCGAGAAAACGCTCTACCTCCAACCCGCGTGGGAAATCGGGCGGTGGCGGTATACAGGAACGACTGAGGGTTCCTGACAAAAAATGA